The sequence AGACTCCGACACATCGCCCGCATGCCGTGCAAGAGGGGGTGATTTCGGGTCGAAAGAGCCCAAGAAAAATAATCGCCCCTTCATCACAAACCTCCTTGCAGGAAGCGCAGAGGGTCTTTTGCCATGCAAGGCACGCCATTACATCAATAGAGACTTCGACATTGAGTTTATTGGGGAGGCTTGCATCAAGCACGCCCTTAGGGCAGGCAAGCGCACATGCTTGGCAAAAGGTGCATCCCCTCTCTTTGAAAGAGAGCCGGGGAATGCCTTTGTCTATTGTGATGATCTCCTCTTCGCAAGCCTTGGCGCAGGGCGCCTCACAGGAGGGGCAAAGCTTGGGAAGAAGAGAAGAATCGACAATATAGGGGAGGAGAAGAGGAGCATTAGAGCCCCCCTCTTCCCTTTTGGATCTCAAAAGAGAGGTGAAAAACCCTCTTCGATCCATCACTTCACCCCTTCATTGAGCGTGTCGATGAGATTGGAGCGATTCTTGGCATCCTCTCCTCGGAATTCAGGACGGAATCGATTATCCACCAAGGGGGTGACATTGGCTTGGGGGGTGTGGCACTGAGAGCAGTTGTATCGTGCCTCATCCATGGCTCCCTTCAAGTCTTCTCCTGTTCTCATGTTGAAAAAGTGAGACTTTGGCATCGGTGTCGCCGCCGCCGCCTCGGCTACTTCAGGGAGATGGCAGGAGGTGCACATATTTATCTCTCTGCTCATATCCATCATTCCCTCAACATCATGAGGAATCATCGGGGGTGCATTCTCAAAAGAACGCTCATAGACCTTAGAGGCTCCTGCGGGCTCTTTGCTGTATTCAAACTCTTTGACTAGAGTTTTGTTCTCGTTGTAAATCGTTGCCTTTCTTAGCCCTAGCTCCTCTTCGCTATAGAGTTTGGCGCTTTGGGTTGTGCCGGTGTTGGAGGTGCAGCCGCTTAAGAAGGCTAAAGCCAATCCCGTGGATGCAACCAGAGTGAGAAAGTTAAGCTTTGATGTTTTCATGCTTTTCATCCTTTTTAAATTCGATCAAACTTCTGATGCTAAAACCTAGCGAATTCCCTTCGCAGACCTCAATGCAGCGTCCGCAGTTGAGGCATTCACCGCTTAGGACATAGCCGCTTTGCTTGCCGATGAGATCCAGCACCTGTTTTTCAGGGCAGACCTCTTTGCATTTCATGCAGAGGGTGCACGACTCTTTTTGGTATCTCACTTTTAGAAGCGAATAGCGCCCAATGAGCGAATAGAATGCTCCTAAAGGGCAGAGATGTCCGCAAAAGCCATTCTTCACCGCCAAGAGATCAAAGAGGAAAACGATCAGAATCGCCGCTCCCCCCATACCCATCCCAAAGATGATTCCCCGATGGAGAATCCCAATAGGGCTGATAAACTCAAAGGCGGGAAGCCCCAAAACAAGAGAGAGTAAAAGCGCCATGCCCAACACCCAATAGCGCGCGTGACGCCTAAGAAGGAGTCGTCTTTGGAGGGTATCAATCCCTAGAAGGCGCCTTAGATAGTTGGCGCTATCGGTGATGAGATTCATCGGGCAGACATAGGCGCAAAACGCCCTTCCTGCAAACAAAGCATAAAAAGCCGCGATGATGAACGCCCCCAAAAGAGCATTGGCACCAAGCGCGCCTCCGGCTAGAAAAAGCTGAAGAATCGCCAAAGGATCGCTTAGAGGAATCACCCCCAGCACCTCCGAGGCGCTGAGATTCCCGCTAAGGAGCTTCCAGCCCGCGTAATTGGCCATAAAATAGAGGAAAAGAAGCCCTAATTGAATCGTGCGCCGAAGGAGTAAGAATCGATAGTGTTTTAAAAATTTCATCTTACAACTCCCCGCTATTGAGGTAATCTTTCACCTCTTTTTCGCTTCGCTTGGTTTGGGTCTTCTCTATTCCTCCTACGCCCTCAAGGCGTCCCTCATCTTTTTCATCCCATCCTTTGATATAGTTGCTGCCCACTCTGCCAAGCGCCACCTCTCTAGGCAGAACAAAAATCGCCGCCTTTTCTGTGACGCAGGCACGCTCGCAAAGTCCGCAACCCGTGCAAGCATCACTATTAACTACAGGGAGCAAAAAGGAGTGTTTGCCCGTTCGATCATTGCGCTTGTATTCAAGCGTGATCGCCTCATCCAGTAATGGACAGGCACGATAGCAAGCATCACACTGAATTCCCCAAAAGGCAATACAGTGATTCTGATCGACCACCGCCACTCCCATCTGAGCCTTTTTGATCTCTAGGCGCTTTTTGCCCTCTATAAGAGTGCTCACAAGGTCGCTCTCTAGCGCCCCGCTTGGACAGGCGGGCACGCAAGGAATATCCTCGCACATATAGCAAGGGGTGCTCCTTGGCACAAAGTAGGGCGTGCCAAGAGGCAGGCCGCTCCCTGCGCTTGCAAGTTTGAGTGTCTCAAAAGGACAGGCATTCACGCAAAGGCCGCATCGAATGCAGCTCCTAAGAAACTCCTTCTCAGGTTTGGCGCCCGGAGGTCTTAAGAGAAGCGAAGCCTTGGCGTTTTCGCTCACAAAGGCGCTCCAAGCAAGAGAGCTTGCGAGCGCGACGCCAATTCCCTGCAGGCTTCCTAGGATAACCCTCCTCCGTTCGTCTGATTGAAGCTCTTTCATCATCCGCTCCTAAAGCCCTTAGGCTTTATAGACCTTCACGGCGCATTTTTTGAAGTCGGTCTGCTTAGAGATGGGGCAGGTCGCATCAAGGCAGACTTTGTTGATATAGACTTTCTCGTCAAACCAAGGCACATAGACAAGCCCAAGAGGGGTTCGGTTTCGTCCTCTTGTGTCCACTCTAGCCTTCACCTTGCCCCTTCGACTCTCCACCCAGACGGCTTCATTTTGTTTGACGCCAAGCTTTTTGGCATCTTCAGGGTGCATATAGCAGAGCGCTTCAGGGACTGCTCGATAGAGCTCAGGCACCCTCATGGTCATTGTGCCGCTGTGCCAATGTTCCAAGACGCGTCCAGTGCATAGCCATAGGGGATATTCGCTACTAGGCATCTCAGGTGGATCCATGTAGGGTCGGAAGAAAATTTTGGCTTTGTTGGTGAGCTTGAACTTCTCCTCTGTTTTAGGGGAGAGCAGATCGCCTCTAGGAAGCTCTTTCATCGCATCGCCATAGAAAGCAAACTCGCCGCTTCCCGCTTTTCTAGCGTAGGGGTCATATTTGGCATTGAATCGCCATTGTGTCTCTTTGCCATCCACGACAGGCCATTTGAGTCCTCGCACTTTATGATAGGTGTCAAAGTCGGCCAAGTCGTGTCCATGGCCATTTCCAAAGCGGCGATACTCTTCCCAGAGGTATTTATGGATAAAGAATCCATACCCCTTAAAGACCTCCCCATCGCTTCCTGCAACATTTCTCCGATCACCAAAGACTTCAGTGTTTTCAAAGCCCTCTCCAATGGGGTCTTTGGCCTTGAAGCTCTTGGCTTCACTGTTGGCAAAGAGCACCTCAAAAAGTGTATCTTCAGGGCTATATCCCATCGCCTTGGCTTTCTCTAGCACATCAGGCAGGGTGAGCTTATCATCGATCTTTTTGGCTCCCCAAACCTCTTTGAGCTTGAATCGCTTGGAGAATTCCGCCATCTGCCATACATCAGGCATCGCATTTCCTACGGGGACGACTTGCTGTCTCCAGTGTTGCGTCCTTCGTTCAGCGTTTCCATAGGCTCCCCACTTCTCATAAATCATCGCTGTGGGCAGGATGAGGTCGGCGACTTTGGCACTGATTCCCGGATAGGCATCCGAGCAGACGATGAAGTTATCCATCTCTCTAGCGGCTTTGATCCAGTGGTTGGCATTGGCGGTGTTCTGCCAAGGGTTATTGACCTGAATCCAAGCAAATTTGATCTTCCCATCCTCAAGGTCTCGCATGATGTTCATGTAGTGCGCGCCCATTTTGGGATTGAGCGTTCCCTCGGGAAGTTTCCAGATTTTTTCACTCACCGCACGGTGTTTGGGGTTGGCCACGACCATATCTGCAGGGAGTCGATGAGAGAAAGTCCCCACCTCTCTAGCGGTTCCGCAGGCACTGGGTTGACCTGTGAGCGAGAAGGCTCCACTTCCGGGTTTGGCTTGTTTGCCAAGGAGGAAGTGGACCATGTAGCTCTGCTCATTCACCCATGTTCCTCTGGTGTGCTGATTCATTCCCATCGTCCAAAAGCTGACCACTTTGCGCTCTTTTTCGATGTAGAGATTGGCGAGTTTTTGGAGCTTCTCTTTGAATGATTCAAGCGATTCTTCGCTGTTTCCTTTGGCGAGCTTAGCGACAAAATCAAGCGTGTAGGGCTCAAGCGCTTTTTTGAAGTCCTCAAAAGTGATCTCCCAGTGATTTCCTGCGGTGGCATTGTGCTTCATCTCCATCACATCGCCCGCTTTCATTCCTAGGTAGCGCAGGGTCACGCCCTCGGCCTCGCTAAGGACTTTGGATCTCTCTTTGGCGGCAATATCAAGCTCTTTGGGGTCATATTTGGCGTGCTTGATATCCGTTCTCATGCCATAGCCGATATCGGTGAATCCTGTGGTGAAGATGCAGTGATTCTTCACAAACTCCATATCAATGCTTTCAGGGTGGTTATAAACGATCTCTCTGGCAATATAGTTCCAAATGGCTAGATCGGTTTGGGGGGTGAAGATGATCTCAATATCGGCAAGGTCAGAGGTTCGGTTGGTGTAGGTGGAGAGATTGATCACTTTGACTTTGTCGGGATTGGAGAGCTTTTTATCGGTGACGCGTGCCCAAAGAATCGGGTGCATCTCGGCCATGTTGGCGCCCCATGTGATGATGGTGTCGGTGAGCTCAATATCATCATAGCAACCCGCAGGCTCATCGATTCCAAAGGTCTCCATGAAAGCCGCCACGGCGCTGGCCATACAGTGTCTTGCATTGGGGTCTAGGTTGTTGCTTCTAAAGCCTCCTTTGATGAGTTTGGCCGCCATGTATCCCTCTTGGATGGTGTATTGGCCTGAGCCAAAAACGCCAATTCCGGTGGGACCAAGCTCATTGTAGGCTCTCTTGAACTGGGCCTCCATCACATCAAACGCCTTTTTCCAGCTCACGGGCTTGAACTTGCCCTGCTTGTCAAACTCACCCTTTTCATTCACGCGAAGAAGGGGATCGGTGAGACGATCGGCGCCATACATGATTTTGGCATTGAAGTAGCCCTTGATGCAGTTGAGCCCTCGATTCACGGGGGCAGCAGGATCGCCTTTGACCGCGACAATTTGGTCATTTTTGGTGGCGACCATGATTCCACAGCCTGTCCCGCAGAATCGACAGACCGATTTATCCCATCTCCAACCCTTCTCGCCCTCTTGTGCCTGAGCGAGGAGTTGGCTAGGAACACTCATTCCTACAGCGCTAGCTGCCGAAGCCGCCGCCGCACTTTTAAGAAATTCACGCCTTGAAAAAGCCATCAAAGCCTCCTTGTGTGATTTTGCATGGGTCAGCATTTTGAGAATGCTTGGACCCATTCTATTCCTCGCCCCAAATCTTTTCCTTGACCTTCGTCAAACTTGACTTTGGTCAAATTCGCTCTATAATGCGCACCACAGAGACGACCTTTTTGGATGAAAAGGTCTATTTTTACGAATGGATAGGTGATGGAACTAGAAGTGGGAATCTTGGTGATCTTGGGGTTGTGTGCCTTTGTGGCGGGGTTTGTCGATTCGATTGCGGGGGGAGGGGGTTTGATCACGATTCCAGCGCTTTTGGCGGTGGGTATTCCGCCAGCGCAAGCCCTAGGGACAAACAAGCTTCAAGCCACTTTTGGGAGCTTTTCAGCCACGCTCTATTTTTGGAGGCGCGGTTATATCGAGCTTGCCGAGATGAAGGGGGCTATTTTGGCGGTTTTTATCGCCAGCAGCGTGGGAACGATTTTCGTGCAGTTTATCGATGCGGCGATTCTTTCGCGTGTGATTCCCTTTTTGCTTATAGGATTTGCTCTCTACTTTCTCTTCTCTCCTAAAGTGAGCAATGAAGGCTCAAAGCGCTATTTGGGAGCACTTGGAATGGCTCTAGCCGCGGGAGTGGTTGGCTTTTATGATGGATTTTTTGGACCGGGGACGGGCTCTTTTTTTGCGGTGGTGTTTGTGGCGCTTGGGGGTTATGGAATCACGCACGCCACGGCTAATGCAAAGCTTTTGAACTTCACCTCTAATGTGGCTTCTCTGCTCTTTTTTGCCCTTGGGGGTAAGGTGCTTTGGATTATTGGCTTGGTGATGGCCATAGGGCAATACCTAGGCGCCCGATTGGGCTCCAGGGCGGCGGTGAAGCATGGAGCTAGAATCATCAAGCCTCTCATCGTCACCGCCTCTTTGGTGATTTCAGCGCGATTGCTTTGGCAGCAATACGGAGGCTAAAGAGGCTTTGAAGCGGGGGGGTTAGGGTAGTGCTTGGCGATATTATCCAAGGACTGCCTGAGGCGCTCTAGGAGTTTTGAGGTGGCGATGAGCTCCTCGCTTGACTGAATGGCGATATCTTCGGAGAGGTCGATCTCTTCGCTGATTTTTCGCTTCTCCTCATCGCTTAGCTCTAGTTTGTCAAGATTGGTCGCCACCTCTTCGGTGATGAGCGCGATCTCTTGGGTAATGCGCTCGCTCAGCTCTTTGGCGCGATTGGAGCTTTGGCGTGCCTCGTCGATTCTTCCAAAGAAGGTGGAGAGATTCTTGGAGACCTCGCTTAGCTCGCTATCACCAGACATTTCAATAAGCTCTTTGGCTTTGTCCTTGGAAAACTCTGAAGAGTCGATTCTCATGGAGGCGAGCTCTTTGGATTTGCGAATGAACTCATCGAATTGATTCTTGATTCCTTTGAGCACAGCAAGAGAGTAGAGTGCAATGAGGAAGAGGATGAGGGCTGAGGCGTATTGGAATGTCTCTAAATAGGTGCGGCGACTCGTTGATTCGACCGTGTAGAGCGCGACCATCTTGTCGATCTCCTCTAGGAGCTTAGGGTTTTCTGTCGCGATGTAGTTGAGGGAGGCGACCACTTTGCCCTGATTGGAGAGCACGCTATAGATGTGCTTGGAGTAGGTCTCCCAAAAGGCATAGGTCTTTTTGATCTCTTCGGAGAGTTCAGGGTATTTTTTGTATTTTGGATGGGTGTAGAATCGAAGAATCGTCTCATTATAGAGCTTGAACGAGGCGTAAAAGTCCTCATAAGATTGGGCGTCCCATTTGTTGGTGTAGCGCATGAGATGGTAGGCCATGCGTTGCGTGAGCATCCTCTGACGCCCCGAATCATCAACATCTTCACCGCTTAGCCCGCTATACACCATCGCCTTGACGATTCGATCCGAGAGAGTGAGCATCTGATTGTTGTTCGCATCAAGGAATCGCTTGTCGTCATCTAGTGCCCGGATGGAAGATTTGAAAAATTCAACCTGCTTTTTGAATTCAAGCCACTTCACATTGATCACTTCGAGCTGATTTTCGATTTTTTTGTTGTTGGGGGGAGCGACTCCGAGTTTTTGATTCCCGTGGCGCAGAATATCGAGCTTGGTTTGAAACTCCTCAATAGAAGCGTCTAGCTCTCTAAACTCGAATTTGTCTTGAGAGTTGATGATGAAGATCTCTTTGGAGATTTTTTGGCTGAGCATCCGCTCTTTGCCCGCGATATTGATGATGTAGCCATCGCTAATTCCCTTTTGGTTGATAAGCACGGTGGAGAGAATGACCGTGCCCACGCAGAGGGAGACGATGGAGCCTACGATGATGAGCTGTTTGACGATTCTTTTCATGCGAATTTCCTAAAATTTCATTGATAAATTTCACTCAGGCGGGAGTGGTTGAGCACCACAATATTTCCCTCAATATCCGTAGCGATCACCCCATCACGATGGAGTTTTTTGAGAATCCTAGAGAGGGTTTCGGGCTGAATGTTGAGCATATAGGCGATATCTTGCTTTTTGAGGGTATTAAACTCCTCCAGCTCTCTATCTAGCATATGGGCGACTTTAGCGGTGCCATCAAAGACGATCTCGCGATTGATAACGCACTGGAGCTCCTTGGTCTTGTGGGTGAACTCTTTAAAAAGCGCCATTAGAATTGCGGGCGAGGAGAAGAAGAGCTCTTTGAGCCCATTTAAATCAAGGCTCAAAATCGAGCAATCTTGCAGGCATTCAGCATTAGCAAAGCACTGAATCGCGCCAAAACAGGAGAATTCGGTGATGAGAGCACTCTTTTTGATAGAGTAGAGAAAAATCTCATTGTCGAATCGATCCACTTTGTAGATTTTGACGATTCCTTTGAGGAGAAAATAGACGCACTCAATCTCATCGTTTTCGTAATGGAGGATTTCACCTTTGGCGTAATGGCGAATTTTCGCTAGTGGAAGAAGCCGCTCTAGCTCCTCTTCTTGGAGGCTTGAGAAGACCTCTAGCATTCGCAAACATTGGGTGGTCATGTGAAGAGGCACCTTTCCTTGAGCAGTCATAAGCTCCTATTCTATCAAAAAAGTTCCATCCGCTCATCTAATTTTTTCCCATCAAGTTACTTTTATTGGAGTTAGATAAGATTTGAAGGTTACTCATTTCGCGGATTTTATTAATCATTACCGATTCAAACAGGCAGATCAAAGTGAACTTTTTAAAACCTCTTTTTCTTACTTTTCTTTTGACTTTTCCACTCTTTGCCCAAGAGAGCGTCGAGATACTCTATCAGCGCTGTGTCCCTTGCCATGGCGAAAATGGCCGCAAAGTGGCGCTTGGCAAAAGCAGTATCATTGGGGGGCAGTCTCATGATCTCCTCATCCAAAAGCTCACCGCCTACCAAGAGGGCACGCTCAGCATTAAAGGGATGGGGCGACTCATGCAGGCACAACTGCGCGACTACACCTATAGAGACCTAGAGAATCTCTCCCGCTACATCGAAAGCCTCCACTAAAAAAGAGTCTCTCGCTTCTTCTTTGGCTGTCATTGATTCCTATCAATGCGCCCTCACCCCCCAAGCCTGTACAATCTCCCAAAGTTTGAAAACCAAAGGAGATTGAATGTCTAATATCGATTTAGCGATGTTCTGTAACCAGTGCGAGATGAGCGCCCCTATGGGCTGTGGAGCCAAAGGCCAAGAGAAGGGCACCTGTGGCAAAGATTCCACTTTGGCGAGACTCCAAGATACCATGATCTATGGCCTCAAAGGGCTTAGCGCCTATCGAGAGCACGCCAATGAGCTTGGCGCTGACACCAAGAGCGTGGATGATGTGATGAGCGAGACGCTCTATTTCACCCTCACGAATGTGAACTTCAACTTCAATGAGCATATCGCTCAGCTCATGAAAGTGGGCAGTGCAGGCGTGCAGGTGATGGAGCTGCTCTCCGATGCTCATGCGAAGAAGTTTGGCGTGCCCACGCCTGTGAGCGTCTCACAAAATAGAGCCGAGGGCAAGGCGATCTTGGTGAGCGGACACAATATGGAGATGCTTCATAAGCTCCTAGAAGCGACCAAAGATAGAGGCGTGAATATCTACACTCACTCCGAGATGCTCCCTGCGCACGGCTATCCTGAGCTCCGCAAATACTCTCACCTCAAAGGAAATATTGGCAAGGCGTGGTTTGACCAAGGCAAGCTCTTTGAAGAGTGGAGCGGAGCGATCGTGGTGAACACCAACTGCATCGTACCTCCAAGAAGCAATTGCGGCTACTTGGATCGCCTCTACACCTACAAAATCGTGGGAGTTGAAGGGGCTAAAAAGATCGAAAATGATGACTTTGAGCCGCTCATCGCTCAAGCACTCTCTCTGCCTAGCGTGGATAGATTTAACGCAGAGACGACTCTAGTCACAGGTCACAACTATCGCACCATCTTAACGCTCGCTCCACAGATTCTAGAGGCGATTAGCGCGGGTAAAATCAGACGATTCTTTGTGATTGCGGGGTGTGATGCTCCGGGTAAGGGCAGGGAGTACTATCGTGAGCTCGCCCAGAGACTCCCCAAAGATTGCGTGATTCTCACGAGCAGCTGTGG comes from Wolinella succinogenes DSM 1740 and encodes:
- a CDS encoding nitrate reductase cytochrome c-type subunit, with protein sequence MKTSKLNFLTLVASTGLALAFLSGCTSNTGTTQSAKLYSEEELGLRKATIYNENKTLVKEFEYSKEPAGASKVYERSFENAPPMIPHDVEGMMDMSREINMCTSCHLPEVAEAAAATPMPKSHFFNMRTGEDLKGAMDEARYNCSQCHTPQANVTPLVDNRFRPEFRGEDAKNRSNLIDTLNEGVK
- the napH gene encoding quinol dehydrogenase ferredoxin subunit NapH; translation: MKFLKHYRFLLLRRTIQLGLLFLYFMANYAGWKLLSGNLSASEVLGVIPLSDPLAILQLFLAGGALGANALLGAFIIAAFYALFAGRAFCAYVCPMNLITDSANYLRRLLGIDTLQRRLLLRRHARYWVLGMALLLSLVLGLPAFEFISPIGILHRGIIFGMGMGGAAILIVFLFDLLAVKNGFCGHLCPLGAFYSLIGRYSLLKVRYQKESCTLCMKCKEVCPEKQVLDLIGKQSGYVLSGECLNCGRCIEVCEGNSLGFSIRSLIEFKKDEKHENIKA
- a CDS encoding TSUP family transporter, with product MELEVGILVILGLCAFVAGFVDSIAGGGGLITIPALLAVGIPPAQALGTNKLQATFGSFSATLYFWRRGYIELAEMKGAILAVFIASSVGTIFVQFIDAAILSRVIPFLLIGFALYFLFSPKVSNEGSKRYLGALGMALAAGVVGFYDGFFGPGTGSFFAVVFVALGGYGITHATANAKLLNFTSNVASLLFFALGGKVLWIIGLVMAIGQYLGARLGSRAAVKHGARIIKPLIVTASLVISARLLWQQYGG
- the napG gene encoding ferredoxin-type protein NapG; its protein translation is MMKELQSDERRRVILGSLQGIGVALASSLAWSAFVSENAKASLLLRPPGAKPEKEFLRSCIRCGLCVNACPFETLKLASAGSGLPLGTPYFVPRSTPCYMCEDIPCVPACPSGALESDLVSTLIEGKKRLEIKKAQMGVAVVDQNHCIAFWGIQCDACYRACPLLDEAITLEYKRNDRTGKHSFLLPVVNSDACTGCGLCERACVTEKAAIFVLPREVALGRVGSNYIKGWDEKDEGRLEGVGGIEKTQTKRSEKEVKDYLNSGEL
- a CDS encoding 4Fe-4S dicluster domain-containing protein yields the protein MDRRGFFTSLLRSKREEGGSNAPLLLPYIVDSSLLPKLCPSCEAPCAKACEEEIITIDKGIPRLSFKERGCTFCQACALACPKGVLDASLPNKLNVEVSIDVMACLAWQKTLCASCKEVCDEGAIIFLGLFRPEITPSCTACGRCVGVCPTQAISLTPLPLKEES
- a CDS encoding Crp/Fnr family transcriptional regulator, whose translation is MTTQCLRMLEVFSSLQEEELERLLPLAKIRHYAKGEILHYENDEIECVYFLLKGIVKIYKVDRFDNEIFLYSIKKSALITEFSCFGAIQCFANAECLQDCSILSLDLNGLKELFFSSPAILMALFKEFTHKTKELQCVINREIVFDGTAKVAHMLDRELEEFNTLKKQDIAYMLNIQPETLSRILKKLHRDGVIATDIEGNIVVLNHSRLSEIYQ
- a CDS encoding type IV pili methyl-accepting chemotaxis transducer N-terminal domain-containing protein — its product is MKRIVKQLIIVGSIVSLCVGTVILSTVLINQKGISDGYIINIAGKERMLSQKISKEIFIINSQDKFEFRELDASIEEFQTKLDILRHGNQKLGVAPPNNKKIENQLEVINVKWLEFKKQVEFFKSSIRALDDDKRFLDANNNQMLTLSDRIVKAMVYSGLSGEDVDDSGRQRMLTQRMAYHLMRYTNKWDAQSYEDFYASFKLYNETILRFYTHPKYKKYPELSEEIKKTYAFWETYSKHIYSVLSNQGKVVASLNYIATENPKLLEEIDKMVALYTVESTSRRTYLETFQYASALILFLIALYSLAVLKGIKNQFDEFIRKSKELASMRIDSSEFSKDKAKELIEMSGDSELSEVSKNLSTFFGRIDEARQSSNRAKELSERITQEIALITEEVATNLDKLELSDEEKRKISEEIDLSEDIAIQSSEELIATSKLLERLRQSLDNIAKHYPNPPASKPL
- the napA gene encoding nitrate reductase catalytic subunit NapA, with the protein product MAFSRREFLKSAAAASAASAVGMSVPSQLLAQAQEGEKGWRWDKSVCRFCGTGCGIMVATKNDQIVAVKGDPAAPVNRGLNCIKGYFNAKIMYGADRLTDPLLRVNEKGEFDKQGKFKPVSWKKAFDVMEAQFKRAYNELGPTGIGVFGSGQYTIQEGYMAAKLIKGGFRSNNLDPNARHCMASAVAAFMETFGIDEPAGCYDDIELTDTIITWGANMAEMHPILWARVTDKKLSNPDKVKVINLSTYTNRTSDLADIEIIFTPQTDLAIWNYIAREIVYNHPESIDMEFVKNHCIFTTGFTDIGYGMRTDIKHAKYDPKELDIAAKERSKVLSEAEGVTLRYLGMKAGDVMEMKHNATAGNHWEITFEDFKKALEPYTLDFVAKLAKGNSEESLESFKEKLQKLANLYIEKERKVVSFWTMGMNQHTRGTWVNEQSYMVHFLLGKQAKPGSGAFSLTGQPSACGTAREVGTFSHRLPADMVVANPKHRAVSEKIWKLPEGTLNPKMGAHYMNIMRDLEDGKIKFAWIQVNNPWQNTANANHWIKAAREMDNFIVCSDAYPGISAKVADLILPTAMIYEKWGAYGNAERRTQHWRQQVVPVGNAMPDVWQMAEFSKRFKLKEVWGAKKIDDKLTLPDVLEKAKAMGYSPEDTLFEVLFANSEAKSFKAKDPIGEGFENTEVFGDRRNVAGSDGEVFKGYGFFIHKYLWEEYRRFGNGHGHDLADFDTYHKVRGLKWPVVDGKETQWRFNAKYDPYARKAGSGEFAFYGDAMKELPRGDLLSPKTEEKFKLTNKAKIFFRPYMDPPEMPSSEYPLWLCTGRVLEHWHSGTMTMRVPELYRAVPEALCYMHPEDAKKLGVKQNEAVWVESRRGKVKARVDTRGRNRTPLGLVYVPWFDEKVYINKVCLDATCPISKQTDFKKCAVKVYKA
- a CDS encoding c-type cytochrome, which encodes MNFLKPLFLTFLLTFPLFAQESVEILYQRCVPCHGENGRKVALGKSSIIGGQSHDLLIQKLTAYQEGTLSIKGMGRLMQAQLRDYTYRDLENLSRYIESLH
- the hcp gene encoding hydroxylamine reductase gives rise to the protein MSNIDLAMFCNQCEMSAPMGCGAKGQEKGTCGKDSTLARLQDTMIYGLKGLSAYREHANELGADTKSVDDVMSETLYFTLTNVNFNFNEHIAQLMKVGSAGVQVMELLSDAHAKKFGVPTPVSVSQNRAEGKAILVSGHNMEMLHKLLEATKDRGVNIYTHSEMLPAHGYPELRKYSHLKGNIGKAWFDQGKLFEEWSGAIVVNTNCIVPPRSNCGYLDRLYTYKIVGVEGAKKIENDDFEPLIAQALSLPSVDRFNAETTLVTGHNYRTILTLAPQILEAISAGKIRRFFVIAGCDAPGKGREYYRELAQRLPKDCVILTSSCGKFRFNDIDFGTIEGTQIPRYLDLGQCNDSNGAVKIALALSSALGVPLNDLPVSIVLMWMEQKAIIILLALFSLGVQNIHIGPSAPEFVNEPILNFLVENFNLSLISNVEDDLKKFLG